A section of the Pseudomonas sp. FP453 genome encodes:
- a CDS encoding LLM class flavin-dependent oxidoreductase — MSIDFFTRLPLHGETQFLPGDPRNRGDWQAPENNSGAVSDFAVGDPFTYIDYLGQIARAAEINRFSGVLMVNAPSGEEPWTVCSLLARETRTLKFVSAFQPFHFSPFVAAQMAATYQRASGNRLVWNIINGGSEVMQRQVGDVTGHDERYARASEFMDVVKGYWNNEQFHYAGRYYSAEGGGLRGPQKKADLPLICTAGSSEAAREFAAKHADYYLMRAERPEEIRALIDDVRRRAVAHGNGNLRFGLSVDVVTRPTEEEARAEARRFFDEGVAKGVVQQLAAHDGLRSARKLGFEHEYAQKQAPGFDDFFIHPTVWSGFGYIGVPPGVALVGSYAQVIERIHEYNAVGIELFFLAGYPHLEENYRLGEHILPHFRHLRQPAARQPAQPNEQVA, encoded by the coding sequence ATGAGCATCGACTTTTTCACCCGCCTGCCCCTGCATGGCGAAACCCAATTCCTCCCCGGCGACCCGCGCAACCGCGGCGACTGGCAAGCCCCGGAAAACAACAGCGGCGCCGTCTCGGACTTCGCCGTCGGCGACCCGTTCACCTACATCGACTACCTCGGGCAGATCGCCCGTGCCGCCGAGATCAACCGCTTCAGCGGTGTGCTGATGGTCAACGCGCCCAGCGGCGAAGAACCCTGGACCGTCTGCTCATTGCTGGCCCGGGAAACCCGCACGCTGAAATTCGTCAGTGCGTTCCAGCCGTTCCATTTCTCGCCGTTCGTGGCCGCGCAGATGGCCGCCACCTACCAGCGCGCCAGCGGCAACCGCCTCGTATGGAACATCATCAACGGCGGCTCCGAAGTGATGCAGCGCCAGGTTGGCGACGTCACCGGCCACGATGAGCGTTATGCGCGGGCCAGTGAGTTCATGGATGTGGTCAAGGGTTACTGGAACAACGAACAGTTCCACTACGCCGGGCGCTACTACAGCGCCGAAGGCGGCGGCCTGCGTGGCCCGCAGAAAAAAGCCGATCTGCCGCTGATCTGCACCGCCGGCTCTTCCGAAGCCGCGCGCGAATTCGCGGCCAAACACGCCGATTACTACCTGATGCGTGCCGAGCGCCCGGAAGAAATCCGCGCGTTGATCGACGACGTGCGCCGCCGCGCCGTGGCCCATGGCAATGGCAACCTGCGCTTTGGCTTGTCCGTCGATGTGGTCACCCGCCCGACTGAAGAAGAAGCCCGTGCCGAGGCCCGGCGCTTTTTCGACGAAGGCGTGGCCAAGGGCGTGGTCCAGCAACTGGCGGCCCACGACGGCCTGCGCTCGGCGCGCAAACTCGGTTTTGAACACGAATACGCGCAAAAACAAGCGCCCGGGTTCGATGACTTTTTCATCCACCCCACTGTGTGGTCCGGCTTCGGCTATATCGGCGTGCCGCCTGGCGTGGCGCTGGTGGGCAGCTACGCCCAGGTGATCGAACGGATTCACGAATACAACGCGGTGGGCATCGAGCTGTTTTTCCTCGCCGGCTACCCGCACCTGGAAGAAAACTACCGCCTGGGCGAACACATCCTTCCGCACTTCCGCCACCTGCGCCAACCCGCAGCGCGGCAGCCGGCCCAACCCAACGAACAGGTGGCGTGA
- a CDS encoding PhnD/SsuA/transferrin family substrate-binding protein has translation MKLAYKRLIAALALIPALSVFAADTPSSVRIGIVSFTQGGKPVFGGIPGRVIEEGWLEQQLKQRGVALEWQALPHANAGPQINEGFSNNDLDFAVRGDLPSVIALAGGVPGKLVVPGGSGNNIYLVVPKDSPAQSIGDLKGKRLALHRGRPWEFPFSQFLASQGLALKDFKIANINPQVGAAAVSAGKVDAAVLLSEAYLLEDKQVGRVLWSSKQGDADWRLASDLWGTERFVDDQPQLTQLVATAWVKASQWLADEHNSDEYYRFSSLAGTPQSVLRRDDQGDPVPWVQRWAPKTDAQLLKHFAALSQYALDNQLISSQPDFSQALATRFTDQAIRDLGLIDLWPNLKAQVERAR, from the coding sequence ATGAAGCTTGCCTATAAACGTCTGATCGCCGCACTGGCCCTGATTCCCGCGCTGAGCGTGTTCGCTGCCGACACACCAAGCAGCGTACGCATCGGCATCGTCTCGTTCACCCAGGGCGGCAAGCCGGTGTTTGGCGGCATTCCCGGGCGCGTGATTGAAGAAGGTTGGTTGGAACAGCAGCTGAAGCAACGCGGGGTTGCCCTGGAGTGGCAAGCCCTGCCCCACGCCAATGCCGGCCCGCAGATCAACGAAGGCTTCTCCAACAACGACCTGGACTTTGCCGTGCGCGGCGACCTGCCGTCAGTGATCGCCCTGGCCGGTGGCGTGCCCGGCAAACTGGTGGTGCCCGGCGGCAGCGGCAACAACATCTACCTGGTGGTACCCAAGGATTCGCCCGCGCAGTCCATCGGCGACCTCAAGGGCAAGCGCCTGGCCCTGCACCGTGGGCGGCCGTGGGAGTTTCCGTTCAGCCAGTTCCTCGCCAGCCAGGGTTTGGCGCTGAAGGACTTCAAGATCGCCAATATCAACCCGCAGGTCGGCGCGGCGGCGGTGTCGGCGGGCAAGGTCGATGCCGCCGTGCTGCTCAGCGAGGCCTATCTGCTCGAAGACAAGCAGGTCGGCCGGGTGCTCTGGTCCAGCAAGCAAGGCGACGCCGACTGGCGCCTGGCCTCGGACCTGTGGGGCACCGAACGTTTTGTCGACGACCAGCCGCAACTGACCCAACTGGTCGCCACCGCCTGGGTCAAGGCCAGCCAATGGTTGGCCGATGAGCACAACAGCGACGAGTACTACCGCTTCTCGTCCCTGGCCGGCACCCCGCAAAGCGTGTTGCGCCGTGATGATCAGGGCGACCCGGTGCCGTGGGTGCAGCGCTGGGCACCGAAGACCGATGCGCAGTTGCTCAAGCACTTCGCCGCGCTGTCCCAGTACGCCCTCGACAACCAGTTGATCAGCAGCCAGCCCGACTTCAGCCAGGCCCTGGCCACCCGTTTCACCGACCAGGCGATTCGTGATCTTGGCCTGATCGACCTGTGGCCCAACCTCAAGGCCCAGGTCGAACGCGCCCGCTAA
- a CDS encoding amidohydrolase, protein MNLTRPLPALLAALLVAPLASAVEIDPQRLSQLDQDIQRATPQLIELRHAIHQHPELGNREFETAKRVAQRLRELGLTVQTEVAHTGVVAILRGGKPGPVVAIRSELDALPVTEQTGLPYASTVSVPYSGNDFSQAGKTVGVMHACGHDAHIAIVLGVAEVLAKHKDSLPGTVKFIFQPAEEGVPVGEKGGARLMIEQGVLAEPAPQAIFGLHVGRGVSGSLSISRERTTAAADTFVATVTGAQTHGAFPWAGIDPIPLAAQIVLGWQTIPSRQMDLVALPAPVISVGRIDAGVRSNIIPAQVRLEGTVRTLSQAQRDDVIERLRRTASKIAESAGASASIDVTPTYPAGYNNSALVDALLPQLKASSKLPVDIESGVYAADDFAEYSRKIPGVFFGLGVTPDGIDPAHTWPNHSPKFLVDDNALPVGVRALSRVTLAYLVNNGFGAQP, encoded by the coding sequence ATGAATTTGACCCGCCCCCTCCCCGCGCTGCTCGCCGCCTTGCTCGTCGCGCCCCTGGCCAGCGCCGTTGAAATCGACCCGCAACGGTTGAGCCAACTGGACCAGGACATCCAGCGCGCCACCCCGCAGTTGATCGAACTGCGCCATGCCATCCACCAGCATCCCGAGCTGGGCAACCGCGAGTTCGAGACGGCCAAACGCGTCGCTCAGCGCTTGCGTGAGCTGGGACTGACGGTGCAGACCGAAGTGGCCCACACCGGCGTGGTGGCGATTCTGCGCGGCGGCAAACCCGGCCCGGTGGTCGCAATCCGCTCCGAACTGGACGCGCTGCCCGTCACCGAGCAAACCGGCCTGCCCTACGCCTCCACCGTCAGCGTGCCCTACAGCGGCAACGATTTCAGCCAGGCCGGCAAGACCGTCGGCGTGATGCACGCCTGCGGCCATGACGCGCACATCGCGATTGTGCTGGGGGTGGCCGAAGTGCTGGCCAAGCACAAGGACAGCCTGCCCGGCACCGTCAAGTTCATCTTCCAGCCCGCCGAGGAAGGCGTGCCGGTCGGCGAGAAAGGTGGCGCCCGCCTGATGATCGAACAAGGCGTGCTGGCCGAGCCGGCGCCCCAGGCGATTTTCGGCCTGCATGTGGGGCGTGGCGTGTCCGGTTCGCTGTCCATCAGCCGCGAGCGCACCACGGCAGCGGCCGACACCTTCGTCGCCACCGTGACCGGCGCGCAAACCCACGGCGCCTTCCCCTGGGCCGGCATCGACCCGATCCCCCTGGCCGCGCAGATCGTGCTCGGCTGGCAAACCATCCCGAGCCGGCAGATGGACCTGGTGGCGCTGCCGGCACCGGTGATTTCCGTCGGGCGCATCGACGCCGGCGTGCGCAGTAACATCATCCCCGCGCAAGTGCGCCTGGAAGGCACCGTGCGCACCTTGAGCCAGGCCCAGCGCGACGACGTGATCGAACGCCTGCGCCGCACCGCCAGCAAGATCGCCGAGAGTGCCGGCGCCAGCGCCAGCATCGACGTCACCCCGACGTACCCGGCGGGCTACAACAACAGCGCGCTGGTGGATGCCTTGCTGCCCCAGCTCAAAGCCTCATCCAAGCTGCCGGTGGACATCGAATCCGGCGTCTACGCGGCGGACGACTTCGCCGAGTACTCGCGCAAGATCCCCGGCGTGTTCTTCGGCCTCGGGGTGACGCCCGATGGCATCGATCCGGCGCACACCTGGCCCAACCACTCACCCAAGTTCCTGGTGGACGACAACGCGCTGCCGGTGGGCGTGCGCGCGCTGTCCCGCGTGACCCTGGCCTATCTCGTCAACAATGGCTTTGGAGCACAACCATGA
- a CDS encoding sigma-54-dependent Fis family transcriptional regulator encodes MSLLTHPNARELSKTVRATVLVFKDPRSQELLNRIERLAPSEANALIIGETGTGKELVARQIHNLSRRSQANFVAVNCGAFPETLVESELFGHEKGAFTGATQNKAGWFEAANGGTLFLDEIGDLPLGMQVKLLRVLQEREVVRLGSRTPIPINVRLVAATNINLADAVVAGNFREDLFYRLHVATIRLPPLRERPGDILPLTEFFVAEHCRRLGYSSAQLSPEAERKLLAHNWPGNIRELENAIHHALLVCRQQLIQPGDLHLVEMSAAVRQEIQALPAAGADLESALISLFEKNLDNLFDHIEEQVFRTAYQFCHGNQLQTGRLLGISRNIVRARLEKIGELPPIGGYPVKVD; translated from the coding sequence ATGTCATTGCTCACCCACCCCAACGCCCGTGAACTGAGCAAAACGGTGCGGGCCACCGTACTGGTTTTCAAAGACCCGCGTTCCCAGGAACTGCTCAACCGCATCGAGCGCCTGGCGCCCAGTGAAGCCAACGCGCTGATCATCGGCGAGACCGGCACCGGCAAGGAACTGGTCGCACGGCAGATCCACAACCTGAGCCGCCGCAGCCAGGCCAACTTCGTCGCGGTGAACTGCGGCGCGTTCCCCGAAACCCTGGTCGAGAGCGAACTGTTCGGCCATGAGAAGGGCGCCTTCACCGGCGCCACGCAGAACAAGGCCGGTTGGTTTGAAGCGGCCAACGGCGGCACTTTGTTCCTCGACGAAATCGGCGATTTGCCGTTGGGCATGCAGGTCAAGTTGCTGCGGGTGTTGCAGGAGCGCGAAGTGGTGCGCCTGGGCTCGCGCACGCCGATTCCGATCAACGTGCGGCTGGTGGCGGCGACCAATATCAACCTGGCGGATGCGGTGGTCGCGGGTAATTTTCGCGAGGATCTGTTTTACCGCCTGCACGTGGCAACCATCCGCCTGCCGCCGCTGCGCGAGCGCCCGGGAGATATCCTGCCGCTCACCGAATTCTTTGTCGCCGAACACTGCCGGCGCCTGGGCTACAGCAGCGCGCAACTCAGCCCCGAGGCCGAGCGCAAGCTGTTGGCGCATAACTGGCCGGGGAATATCCGTGAGCTGGAAAACGCCATTCATCACGCGCTGCTGGTGTGCCGCCAGCAGTTGATCCAACCGGGGGATTTGCACCTGGTGGAGATGAGCGCGGCGGTGCGCCAGGAGATCCAGGCGCTGCCTGCTGCCGGCGCTGACCTGGAGTCGGCGTTGATCAGTTTGTTCGAGAAGAACCTGGACAACCTGTTCGATCATATCGAGGAGCAGGTGTTTCGTACGGCGTACCAGTTCTGCCATGGCAACCAGTTGCAGACGGGGCGGTTGCTGGGGATCAGCCGCAATATTGTGCGGGCGCGGCTGGAGAAGATTGGCGAGTTGCCGCCGATTGGGGGGTATCCGGTCAAGGTTGACTGA
- a CDS encoding ABC transporter ATP-binding protein: protein MTAIAPDIVSLTPHILPGALEIKGLSKDYSLKGQRLPVLDGIDLNVAPGEFVSIVGPSGCGKSTLLRLILGLDNDYRGQILLDGQPVTGTSLDRGIVFQDHRLFPWMTVSQNIALALKNHRLSAKTKQQLVDEHIAKVNLEGFADAYPHQLSGGMAQRAAIARALINTPKVLLLDEPLGALDALTRVYLQQELQRIWVKQRCTVIMVTHDIEEALYLGDRVIVMQAHPGRIRREIAVGLPHPRDHLSPELHGLKAQLRAELLGEHQA from the coding sequence ATGACTGCAATCGCACCGGACATTGTTTCCCTGACACCCCACATCCTGCCCGGCGCCCTTGAAATCAAAGGGTTGAGCAAGGACTACAGCCTCAAGGGCCAACGCCTGCCCGTGCTCGACGGCATCGACCTCAATGTCGCCCCCGGCGAGTTCGTCAGCATCGTCGGCCCCAGCGGCTGCGGCAAATCCACCTTGCTGCGGCTGATCCTCGGCCTGGACAACGACTACCGCGGCCAGATCCTCCTCGACGGCCAACCCGTCACCGGCACCAGCCTCGACCGTGGCATCGTGTTCCAGGACCATCGTCTGTTCCCGTGGATGACCGTCAGCCAGAACATCGCCCTGGCCCTGAAAAACCACCGCCTGAGCGCCAAGACCAAGCAGCAGTTGGTGGACGAACACATCGCCAAGGTCAACCTCGAAGGCTTTGCCGACGCCTACCCGCACCAACTCTCCGGTGGCATGGCCCAACGCGCCGCCATCGCCCGCGCGTTGATCAACACGCCAAAAGTGCTGCTGCTCGACGAACCCCTGGGCGCCCTGGATGCCCTCACCCGGGTGTACCTGCAACAGGAACTGCAACGCATCTGGGTCAAGCAGCGGTGCACGGTGATCATGGTCACCCATGACATCGAAGAAGCGCTGTACCTGGGGGATCGGGTGATTGTGATGCAGGCGCATCCGGGCAGGATTCGGCGGGAGATTGCGGTGGGTTTGCCCCATCCGAGGGATCATCTGTCGCCAGAGTTGCATGGGTTGAAGGCGCAGTTGCGCGCTGAGTTACTGGGCGAACATCAGGCCTGA
- a CDS encoding ABC transporter permease, with protein MKRLLRHARGALLPLLLLAAWEYASRQGASGAYAVVPLAQVVAGLMEIVGNGELLTNLLASLLRTSQGLLFGVLAGTLIGASMALSAWGERLIAPLFHSLRQVPMLAWIPLIALWFGNGESSKVLIIALAASYPMALNTFEGLRQVDARHLEVAQALVLSRRQRFALVLLPSALPSLCTGVLQAIAFAWVTAVGSELFLSAGPGLGNLMMNAEAGARMEIILLCVISIAALGYGMSLLFTCLSRYLLRWRP; from the coding sequence ATGAAACGCCTGCTCCGCCACGCCCGTGGCGCGCTTCTGCCCCTGCTGTTGCTGGCCGCCTGGGAATATGCCTCGCGCCAGGGTGCCAGCGGCGCCTATGCCGTGGTGCCGTTGGCGCAGGTGGTGGCCGGGTTGATGGAGATTGTCGGCAACGGCGAGCTGCTGACCAACCTGCTCGCCAGCCTGCTGCGCACCAGCCAGGGCCTGCTGTTTGGCGTGCTTGCCGGCACCCTGATCGGCGCGAGCATGGCGTTGTCCGCCTGGGGCGAGCGCTTGATTGCACCGCTGTTCCATAGCCTGCGCCAAGTGCCGATGCTCGCCTGGATTCCCTTGATCGCGTTGTGGTTCGGCAATGGCGAAAGCTCCAAGGTGCTGATCATCGCCCTCGCCGCCAGCTACCCGATGGCCCTCAACACCTTCGAAGGCTTGCGCCAGGTGGACGCGCGCCACCTCGAAGTCGCCCAGGCCCTGGTCCTCAGCCGCCGTCAACGCTTTGCCCTGGTGCTGCTGCCGTCGGCACTGCCCAGCCTGTGTACCGGCGTGCTGCAAGCGATTGCCTTCGCCTGGGTCACGGCGGTGGGCAGCGAATTGTTCCTCTCGGCCGGCCCCGGGCTGGGCAACCTGATGATGAATGCCGAAGCGGGCGCGCGTATGGAGATCATCCTGCTGTGCGTGATCAGCATCGCCGCCCTGGGCTACGGCATGAGTCTGTTATTCACCTGCCTGAGCCGCTACCTGCTGCGCTGGCGCCCCTGA
- a CDS encoding ABC transporter permease — protein MPQPSLPVLASRLSWLISPLVLLALWAGVAAAGLFPRQLLVPPAQVWRTFELLMENGELLDHLLTSLGRLGWGLGIGAASGLLIGLLMGLSKTVEAYCGPLFHSLRQIPSLALIPLLVLVFGIDEIFKIVIVAEAAFFPLALATSQGVKGIPRSYFEVAAVYRLPWLSLVKAVALPAVTPQIVTGLRIGLTRAWVVLIAAELLAADSGLGQMIEMARQMLRIDVVMVGIVVTGLVGFALDWSLRRLERRLQRWQPTRVAP, from the coding sequence ATGCCCCAACCTTCACTGCCGGTGCTTGCGTCCCGGCTCTCCTGGCTGATTTCGCCGCTGGTCTTGCTCGCACTGTGGGCCGGCGTCGCCGCAGCTGGCCTATTCCCCCGGCAATTGCTGGTGCCACCCGCCCAGGTGTGGCGCACCTTTGAACTGCTTATGGAAAACGGCGAACTGTTGGACCACTTGCTCACCAGCCTCGGCCGCCTGGGCTGGGGCCTGGGTATTGGCGCGGCGAGCGGGCTGCTGATTGGCTTGCTGATGGGCCTGTCGAAAACCGTGGAAGCCTATTGCGGGCCGCTGTTCCATAGCCTGCGGCAGATCCCCAGCCTGGCCTTGATTCCGCTGTTGGTGCTGGTATTCGGCATCGATGAAATCTTCAAGATCGTCATCGTCGCCGAAGCAGCTTTTTTCCCGCTGGCGTTGGCCACCAGCCAGGGGGTCAAGGGCATTCCCCGCAGCTATTTCGAGGTGGCGGCGGTGTATCGCCTGCCCTGGCTGAGCCTGGTCAAGGCCGTGGCGTTGCCAGCGGTGACGCCGCAGATTGTCACCGGCCTGCGCATCGGCCTGACCCGCGCCTGGGTGGTGCTGATCGCCGCCGAACTGCTGGCGGCCGACAGCGGCCTGGGGCAGATGATCGAGATGGCGCGGCAGATGTTGCGCATCGACGTGGTGATGGTCGGCATCGTCGTCACCGGCCTGGTCGGCTTCGCCCTCGACTGGTCCCTGCGCCGCCTTGAGCGCCGCTTGCAGCGCTGGCAACCGACGCGGGTGGCGCCATGA
- a CDS encoding MFS transporter, protein MPVNTSRPGFLVNFMLLATFSGATIGMAKIVTTLYALSLGANAMQVGIISAMESLGMVFLTLPAGFVIARYGAKPIYFVSSLGPMLVNLLIPLFSGWLWLALAQWLIGLFIPFRIVAMNSAFLRELKHLGLSKAGWYRGALTLGLGLLGPLLGNQFSGEGQFHWAFVLISLCFGAMAVYSLSFWEGEPPSERAPALNLSAMFGEARGLLGHREIREPCAMEALNSATTSVFSTFIILYALQEAGLSQDRAVALVVIEGVGAVLALFGLGYVLRHLSQGLAYGLSLAFGMAALLLIGLSHGFAWLALAGVLLSLAAAALHLLNMNQLSQQVQDKSKVSGLFQLASMAGGFVGAMAGGALSYLIGLGPLFVCWALLILVIAAGWYTARRQVPVAA, encoded by the coding sequence ATGCCCGTGAACACCTCGCGCCCGGGTTTCCTGGTCAACTTCATGCTGCTGGCCACCTTCAGCGGCGCCACCATCGGCATGGCCAAGATCGTCACCACCTTGTACGCCCTGTCGCTGGGGGCAAACGCCATGCAGGTGGGGATCATCTCGGCCATGGAGTCCTTGGGCATGGTGTTTCTCACCTTGCCGGCGGGTTTCGTGATCGCCCGCTATGGCGCCAAGCCGATCTACTTTGTGTCGAGCCTCGGGCCGATGCTGGTCAACCTGCTGATCCCGCTGTTCAGCGGTTGGCTGTGGCTGGCGCTGGCGCAGTGGTTGATCGGCTTGTTCATTCCGTTTCGCATCGTCGCGATGAACAGCGCCTTCCTGCGCGAACTCAAGCACCTGGGGCTGAGCAAGGCCGGCTGGTATCGCGGCGCCTTGACCCTGGGCCTGGGCTTGCTGGGGCCGCTGCTGGGCAACCAGTTCAGCGGCGAAGGCCAGTTTCATTGGGCCTTCGTGCTGATCAGCCTGTGCTTTGGCGCGATGGCGGTGTACAGCCTGAGCTTCTGGGAAGGTGAACCGCCCAGCGAGCGCGCGCCCGCGCTCAACCTGTCGGCCATGTTCGGCGAAGCCCGTGGGCTGCTGGGGCATCGGGAGATCCGCGAGCCGTGCGCCATGGAGGCGCTCAACAGTGCGACCACCTCGGTGTTCAGCACGTTCATCATCCTCTATGCGCTACAGGAAGCGGGCCTGTCCCAGGACCGTGCGGTGGCGTTGGTGGTGATCGAAGGGGTTGGCGCGGTGCTGGCGCTGTTTGGCCTGGGGTACGTACTGCGCCACCTCAGCCAGGGTCTGGCCTATGGCTTGAGCCTGGCGTTCGGCATGGCGGCGCTGCTGCTGATCGGATTGAGCCACGGCTTTGCCTGGCTCGCCTTGGCGGGCGTGTTGTTGAGCCTTGCGGCCGCCGCCTTGCACCTGCTGAACATGAACCAACTCAGCCAGCAGGTGCAGGACAAGAGCAAGGTGTCGGGGCTGTTCCAGCTCGCCTCCATGGCCGGTGGTTTTGTCGGGGCGATGGCGGGCGGTGCGCTCAGTTACCTGATCGGCCTCGGCCCGCTGTTTGTGTGCTGGGCACTACTCATCCTGGTGATTGCGGCGGGCTGGTATACGGCGCGGCGCCAGGTGCCCGTCGCGGCCTGA